One genomic window of Cygnus olor isolate bCygOlo1 chromosome 3, bCygOlo1.pri.v2, whole genome shotgun sequence includes the following:
- the CEP162 gene encoding LOW QUALITY PROTEIN: centrosomal protein of 162 kDa (The sequence of the model RefSeq protein was modified relative to this genomic sequence to represent the inferred CDS: inserted 4 bases in 4 codons; deleted 1 base in 1 codon; substituted 1 base at 1 genomic stop codon): MMAHRFSKEELDEQFEEFLKESLSDDSLGNSKKKSSILETLGQPRKKEMKKKDSVPWWISEEDSDDGGMLGSSGSIVKIQNALQLMGGTDENMHAEKMPLQTSNGIAVSLSRDSLETNDSVVASGPNQSITGVGLDTLEEQEEKEIFFAKLEQEASSTIDYSRLNKELDSNDSVILAPFVRNEESKKGEEEAAHEEKSGSYSEDFEEETDANPGFKAEGNQEPNTGMLAKVVLLDSQDSTTELQKTVETSDVALGEHYLPQEVSGIEMKETGTSYGQITSDIEALRQAYHHIDQSLEDTDEQKXHDSAMAISKCLLESVSQNNDIYSKNVSTTESDLPTVEDXMRPIKGDSYNARRFDLEPESPVKQTGSTGNELINHLPFKEHQNNTVWETNLLEKSNKDESIFLQMGANKCNLQRVTEKEIQTTEVQPDVLNEKMVEDCLLSQGSKTNQAIQSHSTKNERSESMTTKQMLYKNNRSAAPLHKKKSSYGPQGVVRSSGYGKSTSHSKVFSSYXRKMPKETFKKTLXKARSPSDRAKSKEVLFATRIIRSATNEPASKEDINRVMSGQSVVHNLGHQVVDSCREYQHHLPFSPVKSCERELYLLRRAQVAEEDLNRARDLIQQLTSTVSQKEKDMETKILELKTQHEKELSQWGQENYVLQSKLRSMEELTKEKRWIHHTATVPVTEEKLSQIQKEIEDQEVIIQGYQQENEKLYKQMKELQIQNKKNEEQMFKENQCLMSELIALREKIEKINIQSRIVQDSEPARNQXFTELISELRAARKEENKLQEEIKRLKQDKQALEVDLGQAKKERDLAKVQIASTSGEKSYEFKVMEESYKQEILHLKRRLQWYAENQDLLDKDAARLKDAREEIEKLKLEVEKLRAEAGDQCVQQKKRLKDRAADAKRIQDLERQIREMEGILKRRYPNSLPALMFAAAAAEKTNDLSAKTNTIDFLERRIKKLETELEGKDDEAKKSLRAMEQQFQKIKIQYEQRLAELEQLLAYKFMSELPKPNVDKANSTKLEEELQNLKKTHQITVKNLETEIENLKSQNSQLKLGSKKDNKDLKLTDSQMKEGNIKDRLLKLNQELVTKNKEIRDLTKTVEKLQKERMMMLSDNNSRNKTDNKENSQEILKKNTLATDKRNSSNSEPFLGIFHDDRIYQPHTFSDPNISEVLQENAQLKEELEKLSLEMNQQRVKSQATLAYSENNIRRIQEDTAEYIASLKASHQREVENILCQYAKEHSASKVAELNSRISTQEILIKHLQEQISEHQRHQEALLVSQMREELLQKEVAKLLEELREAKESQSPEMKHFLCLEKKIKHIETRRAEREQELQKATQLTQRITEARQTHEAEKWRRLAQRKNQELETFRVELDSILDVLRELQKQGVVIPAPNSSGFSVTDNCWKT; the protein is encoded by the exons GAATGCTTGGATCAAGTGGAAGCATTGTCAAGATACAGAACGCTTTGCAGCTGATGGGAGGAACTGATGAGAATATGCACGCAGAAAAGATGCCTCTTCAGACAAGTAATGGGATCGCTGTCTCCTTAAGTAGAGACAGCCTGGAGACAAATG ATTCAGTGGTAGCTTCTGGGCCTAATCAAAGTATCACAGGAGTTGGATTGGATACCctggaagaacaagaagaaaaagagatctTTTTTGCCAAACTTGAACAGGAAGCTTCATCAACTATTGATTATTCAAGATTAAATAAAGAGCTGGATTCCAATGATTCTGTAATACTAGCACCATTTGTTCG aaatgaagaaagtaaaaaaggagaagaggaagccgCACATGAGGAGAAATCTG GCAGCTACAGTGAAGattttgaagaagaaacagatgcTAATCCTGGCTTTAAGGCTGAAGGAAATCAG GAACCAAACACTGGCATGCTGGCTAAag TTGTATTACTTGATTCACAAGATTCAACTACAGAACTTCAAAAGACTGTTGAAACATCAGATGTAGCACTAGGTGAACATTATCTGCCTCAAGAAGTTAGTGgaattgaaatgaaagaaacag GCACTTCCTATGGACAAATTACCAGTGACATCGAAGCATTACGCCAAGCATATCATCACATTGATCAGTCTTTGGAAGACACTGATGAGCAAA AACATGATTCTGCAATGGCAATCTCAAAGTGCTTATTGGAAAGTGTTTCACAAAATAATGATATCTATTCAAAAAACGTGTCAACCACTGAATCAG ACCTACCTACTGTGGAAG TGATGAGACCTATTAAAGGAGACTCATATAATGCCAGAAGATTTGATTTGGAACCTGAAAG TCCTGTGAAACAGACAGGCAGTACAGGAAATGAACTTATCAATCACTTGCCCTTTAAAGAGCACCAGAATAATACAGTTTGGGAGACAAACTTACTTGAAAAATCTAACAAAGACGAGAGCATCTTTCTGCAGATGGGTGCAAATAAATGTAACCTTCAGAGGgtgactgaaaaagaaattcagaccaCTGAAGTTCAGCCTGATGTACTAAATGAAAAGATGGTAGAAGACTGTCTGCTTTCACAAGGCAGCAAAACTAACCAG GCTATTCAGTCGCATTCCACGAAGAATGAAAGATCAGAGTCAATGACAACTAAGCAAATGTTGTACAAGAATAACAGAAGTGCAGCACCTTTACATAAAAAGAAGTCTTCGTATGGTCCTCAAGGAGTGGTTAGAAGTTCTGGGTATGGGAAATCCACTTCGCACTCAAAAGTCTTTTCCAGCTACTGAAGGAAAATGCCAAAAGAAACTTTCAAGAAAACAC TGAAAGCCAGAAGTCCTTCAGACAGAGCCAAATCTAAAG AAGTCTTATTTGCTACAAGGATAATAAGATCTGCAACAAATGAACCAGCTTCTAAGGAGGATATTAACAGAGTTATGTCTGGACAATCAGTTGTTCATAACCTTGGGCACCAGGTTGTGGATTCTTGCAGAGAGTATCAGCAT CATTTGCCATTTTCTCCTGTCAAAAGTTGTGAGAGAGAACTATATTTGCTA AGACGAGCACAAGTTGCTGAGGAGGACCTGAACAGAGCTCGTGATTTGATTCAGCAGCTAACCAGCACAGTTTcacaaaaggagaaagacatGGAGACAAAGATACTAGAATTGAAAACACAGCATGAAAAAGAGCTTTCTCAGTGGGGTCAGGAAAACTATGTTCTTCAGAGCAAG ttgAGAAGCATGGAAGAACTGACTAAAGAAAAGAGGTGGATCCATCATACAGCAACAGTTCctgtcactgaagaaaaattgtcacaaatacaaaaagaaattgaagatcAAGAGGTCATTATTCAAGGTTATCAGCAG GAAAATGAGAAGTTatacaaacaaatgaaagagctgcaaatccaaaacaaaaaaaatgaagaacaaatgttTAAGGAAAATCAGTGTTTAATGTCTGAGTTAATAGCCCTAAG agaaaagatagaaaaaattAATATCCAGTCACGAATTGTGCAGGATTCTGAACCAGCCAGGAATC GTTTCACAGAATTGATTTCGGAACTTCGAGCAGCACGG aaggaagaaaataaattacaagaaGAGATAAAACGTCTTAAACAAGATAAACAAGCTCTTGAGGTAGACTTGGGGcaagcaaagaaagagagagatttagCAAAAGTCCAAATTGCATCTACATCAG GTGAGAAGTCTTACGAATTTAAAGTTATGGAAGAATCATACAAacaggaaattcttcatttaaaaagaagactTCAATGGTATGCAGAAAATCAGGATCTTCTAGATAAAGATGCAGCCCGTCTTAAAGATGCAAGAGAAGAAATTGAGAAACTAAAACTAGAG GTCGAGAAGCTCAGAGCTGAAGCTGGAGACCAGTGTGTGCAACAGAAGAAACGTTTGAAAGACAGAGCAGCAGATGCTAAAAGAATTCAGGACCTTGAGCGACAA ATCAGAGAAATGGAAGGCATTCTAAAAAGAAGGTATCCAAATTCTTTGCCTGCTTTGATgttcgctgctgctgctgctgagaaaacTAATGATCTTTCagctaaaacaaacacaattgATTTTTTggagagaagaataaaaaagttaGAAACAGAACTTGAGGGTAAAGATGATGAAGCTAAAAAAAGTCTCCGTGCCATGGAACaacagtttcaaaaaataaag ATACAGTATGAGCAAAGACTTGCAGAGCTTGAGCAGCTGCTTGCCTACAAATTCATGAGTGAATTGCCAAAACCGAATGTTGATAAAGCCAATTCTACCAAACTTGAAGAGGAGCTTCAGAATCTGAAGAAGACCCATCAGATCACCGTTAAAAACCTCGAGACAGAAATTGAAAACCTCAAGAGTCAAAATTCCCAATTAAAACTCGGAAGTAAAAAGGATAACAAAGACTTAAAATTAACAGACTCTCAAATGAAAGAAGGTAACATAAAAGACAGACTGTTAAAACTAAACCAAGAACTGgtcacaaaaaataaagaaataagagaCCTTACAAAGACTGTAGagaaacttcaaaaagaaaggatGATGATGTTGTCTGATAATAATTCgagaaataaaactgataaTAAGGAAAACTCTCAAGAGATCTTGAAAAAGAATACCTTAGCAACAGATAAAAGGAATTCCAGCAACAGTGAACCCTTTCTGGGCATTTTTCATGATGACAGAATATACCAACCTCATACCTTTTCTGATCCTAATATCTCGGAAGTTCTGCAAGAAAATGCACAGTTGAAAGAGGAGCTAGAAAAATTGTCTCTAGAAATGAACCAGCAGAGGGTGAAGTCTCAAGCAACGCTGgcttattctgaaaataatatacGAAG GATACAGGAAGACACAGCAGAATACATTGCATCTCTGAAAGCTTCCCATCAGAGAGAAGTAGAGAACATCCTTTGCCAGTATGCAAAGGAGCATTCTGCTTCCAAAGTAGCTGAACTTAACAGCAGAATTTCAACACAAGAG atattAATAAAACATCTCCAAGAACAAATCAGCGAACACCAGAGACATCAGGAAGCCCTTCTAGTTTCACAAATGCGAGAGGAACTCCTACAAAAAGAG GTGGCAAAATTGTTGGAAGAACTGAGAGAGGCAAAGGAGAGCCAGAGTCCCGAAATGAAGCATTTCTTgtgtctggaaaagaaaatcaagcatATAGAGACCAGACGTgcagaaagagagcaagaaCTTCAAAAG GCAACACAACTAACACAACGTATTACTGAAGCAAGGCAAACCCATGAAGCTGAGAAGTGGAGAAGACTTGCACAACGGAAGAATCAAGAACTGGAGACATTTCGAGTGGAATTGGATTCAATTTTAGATGTTTTACGAGAACTACAGAAACAAGGCGTTGTTATTCCAGCACCTAATTCCAGCGGATTCAGCGTAACAGATAACTGTTGGAAGACATGA